TCGAGAAAGGAGAGACCAGTTCAGATGTGGGGATAAAATAAAAGTTCGCATGTCCCGTGTGTGGCCAACTGGGTCCCGTGACCGGGACCCTGGCTGGCTGGGGCTGGCTCTGCCATCGACTTCGTGGGCGCACCGCCGTCACCATCGGCATGGGGATGACCGTCCTGCCCTCGCCCTGGGCTGTGGGGAGGACTGTGTGAGCTGCCAGGCAGACAGCATTCTGAACTCCGTGCCTCGTGTGGACAATGCCCCCAGCGGAGAAGGCATGCCACCccaattttacaggtgaggaaatgggcTCAGAGAGGGCCAGTTGCTCTGAAGTGACCCAGCATGTGCATGGCAGGGGCAAGACTTGAATTCAGGCCCTGATCCAGAGCCCCCAGACTCATGGGCTCTGGGTCACCACAGCGTTCAGGCTTCCCCAGCTGGGTCCTGAGCAACCCCCCACCTCAGGACTGCATTTTCAACTTGTGGTTGAAAGAACTAAGGATCAGAGGGCCAAGTCACTTGGAGGgggcaggacttgaacccaagtTGTTGGAGATTGTGTGTTTGCCGTTCACTCTAACTCTGTAATCCATGCCATCAGACTACAGCTGAGTGCTGAGAACAAGCCCCAGAAGGGACATCGATGGAAAGCAGGGCCCCCACCCACCCGGGAGTGAGCCCTCCCTTCATGGGGCAGACGGACAAAGATCAGCTAATACGTAGGGTAGGTAATTTCAGACTATGTTGTGTTACGGGGGCAAGACGGCAGCAGTATAGGGGGTATGATGGTGAGCGACAGGGCCGCCTATTAAGGGCGGTGGTGAGTCCCGTTAGCCAGGATGGTCAGAAAAAGGCCACTCTAGGAAGTGACCTGTAGGGTGAGACCTAGACAATGAGGAGGAGCCAAAGAAGTGAGGGGGGAGGGCATTCCAGGTCAAGGGAGCTgtaggtgcaaaggccctgaggtggaacTGTGCTTGAAGAGTTGTGGGAACAGCAGGGAAGCTGAAAAGGAGAGGTCAGCAGGAGAAAGATCATGCAGAGTCAGAATGAGGAGTTTGGCTTTTATTCCTAGAGCAGAGGGTGTGCTGCCCTGGGGAGGAAGGACATgtgcgcatgtgtgcatgtgcgtgcgtgGGCACATGcgtggtgtgggggtggggaggaggagaagggacatGTTTGGGGGAGAGCTGTGAGCTGGAAGTGGACCCTCAGACCCCCAAAAAAGGGCACATCTCCCCGGAGCCCATGTAGCCCTGGACATGAGCAGGGGACCAGGCCACCTGCTCTCCGGGCTGCTCACCCAGCTCTCCATTGTGGACAGAAAAGTCCTTCTCCAGGATGACCCACTTCTGGATCCTCTGTGCATTGGAAATGGCTTCCTGATTCACAGCATCTATGCCTTGCTGGATGGCCTTGTAGACCAGGGGGTCCTGCAGCTCCAAAATCTCAGAGACGGTGGACACATGGCTCCCCAGTTTCCGGCAGAACTGAATGGCCTCCAAGCTTAGCTTGTCCAGTGGCTCTCCATTCCTCCTATCGACCTCACACTGCCCCCAGGACACCCTTGTCACCACACCCAGTGACCACACTCACTCCCTGGCCACACCTGAGGACCAGGAAGTGGGTCCCGGGCCACGGGGGGTGCGCCCTCTGGACCCTGGGGTGGAGACCCCCGCAGGACGGCAGACCCAATGTTACCTTCAGCGTCAGCAGGATGCTCAGAAACTTTGCCTTATCTCCCACTAAGATGGCATTACTGATTATGGGGATCTTCTCTTTAACCATGTTCTCAATGGGAACAGGGGCCACGTTCTCACCGCCAGCCGTGATGAGGATTTCTGGAACAAAGCGTGGCTCAGTGAGGCTTCAGCAGGGACGGGACGAAAGCCTCACCTCCTCGAGGATGAGCGGGGACAAAAGCTGGCACAGATGACCGCTCACTTAGAAAACCCCAGAAGCAGAGGACCACCCCTGCCCATGGCCGGGACTCCCATCATGCCTTTCTCCAAGCCACAGACCCAGTgtcactctgcctctcctcccttgtTTCCTTGGAATTCCCATCCAATGTCCCAGTCCTGTGCACTTCACTTGGACAGCACTGTCCCAAGTCCTTCAGAAGTCTTGGTTGGAAGACAGTGCAGCGCCTCTGGCCATGCCCCGTCTCTTGTCTCCTGATTTGTCTGCCACTTGGCAACCCCTGAAGAACCTTCCAGTGAATTGTGTCAGCTGTTCCCCCAGCCTCTCAAATTCTCCAAGAgctcctcctcctgtcccagaTATGTTCCACCTGCTCTCTCATCTAAGGATGCTGGCTGCCTCCCGTCCCACCCACCCAGACTCTCTGTTCTCACCCCAGGATCTTTCAGCCATCCGTACTGCGGTCAAGGCGGTGGTAATCATATGTTTGCGCTGGACACCCGGGGGTGGTGTCTGCCACTGACTCAGGTATCCAACCCACTTTTTCTTCAGGGAACTCTTACCCATCTTGAACCGCTTGTGGTTTGGGCCAGGGCTACGGGGATGAGCATGTGACCAGGTCCGACCTGTCAGCATACTCTACTCTCTGCAGCggttcatttttaaatgggatcCAGTGAGAGGCCAGACCTAAAACTTTTGCTGCCCATTGGTGCTTCAGACGAGCCTCGACTGTTGGCAGTCGTCTCGTCACCCAGTGGGAAAAGCCTCTCCAAGAGTGGCCCCAACACCAAGGACGGctcaggaagagaaagataaagcAATTCCTTTGATGTTATTCTGGCACCTGGATCCAGCcaagcctgaagtgggacttttTAGACTTCTCCATTTTGAGCCAATAGTTTTTCCTTTTCGCTCAAACTTATTCTGTTGCTTGTCGTGGGAATGGTGCTAACCTAACCCGCTTACCGCATAGTTACTGCCTACGCCAGGCTCACTGCCAAACGCTCTGTGTGCATCAGAGGTTGACAAACTACAGCCTGTGAGTCAGATCCAATCGTCCATGTGTTTGTGTGGCCACGGGCTAAAAacggtttttatatttttacatggtTGGAAGGAAATGCAAAGAATAATAAGATTTGTGACACATGAGAGTCAGATGACATTAGTATTGGCACGTGGCCACGTCCGTGTGTCTGCTGGTTGTCTGTGGCTGCGTTTGTGCCCCCGCGGCTGAGCTGAGCAGCTGTGACGTGAACTCTGTGTCCCGCAgatccaaaaaatatttactgtcagGCCCTCAGCAGGAAGAGCTGGCTTATCCCTGTTCTATGGCACCTCACTGAATCCTGCAGATTATTATTCTCCCTGAGTCACGGGGAAAGAAAGGGGTTTGAAGTTCAGGGTGGGCCTGCCCACAGGAAGCCCCAGAAGAGCCAGCCCCAGTACCTTTGATGCGGCCGGTGATGTAGAGGAAACCATGACTGTCTACACGGCCCAGGTCCCCGGTGTGTAGCCAGCCTTCCTCATCAATGGCCTCCATGGTCGCATCTTCCATCTCCAGATAGCCCATGAAGACGTGCCGACCCCAGATGCAGATCTCCCCTGTGCCATCCTTGCTCTGCTGGTACAGCATGTTCTTACACCCAGACATGATTTTGCCACAGCTGCTGGGGAAGGgagttggtgggggtgggggagaccagGGCTCAGGGAGACAAGGTCACCCCCCCAGGTCAGCCTGGGTGTgcagcctgggctccctgctgggatcTGCTGCTCTCACCCTCTCCAGGCTCCGGTGGGCATGAGGAAGCATACAGATATTtcgaagaaaaggaaatacagatggATTTGAAATgtatgcaaagattttttttttcaacttcactCGTAACAAAAGGAATGTACGTGAAAGTTGCATTGAggtaccttatttttaaaaagattttatttatttgtgtgagagagagagggcaggagaggaggaaggggcagagggagagagaaacagactcctcgctgagcagggagccggatgcgggactggatcccaggactctgggatcacgacctgagccaaaggcagatgcttaaccaactgagccaggtgcccccgaggtacctttaccttttctttctttctttctttctttctttctttctttctttctttctttctttctttctttctttctttctttctttctttctttttttttttccaactggttTGGCACCATAGATGATGTGTATGCAAAGCGCTTGCATCAGCATTGTTTGTGGCCACACATGATGGGGAAAAAGTCAAAAGTACCCACCAGTACAAGGACCAGTTAAGTAAAGGCTGGTGCAGGCACCCAGCAGAATACTCTGCAGTTCTGTGTCACGAACCCAGATAACGAAGGACACCAGGTTATCTGACTTCGTTTGGTTCCCAAGCTCCAGATGGCAAGTCATAGTTCAGAGAGGATGGATTCTGTGTTCAGCTTAACATAGAAAATGCTTTTTTGGGGAACAAAATTATGTGTGTCCAGGCACTGCTTGTGCCAGGTTAGCTTGAAGGCAGTGGTGTGGTGGTTTTGCCTCCGGGAGGATGTCAGGGATTGAAGCGCACCCCTCCCTCCCGTCATGTGTTGCAGggctaacccccagtacctcagaatatgaccagATCTGGAAACCGGGTCATTGCAGATGTGATGAGTTAAATTAAGTTAAGATCATACTGGAGTAGGGTGGCCCCAAATCCAGCCtgcctggtgtccttataagaaggggagGTTTTTAATTCAGACACGCACACAGGGTGAACCACGAGAAGATGAAGGCGGAGATCCGGGGGACACATCTACAAGGCCGGGAGCTCCAGGGATGGCCAGCAACCACCAGACGGCAGGGAAGGGCCCGGGACGGACATGAACCAGCCTGCCCACACTTGATCTCGGACCTGTGTtctccagaattgtaagaaaaagCTCTTGTGGTTTAAGTTTTGTGGAACCTTGTTATGGTGGCCTCAGCAGACCCACAGGAGAtttgaggtgggagggagggagctttTCACTGTGTTGCCTCCTGAGTTTTTGGACATGGGCACGTAGTCCTCATTGAAAAACACTATTGAAAGGTAGAGGCTGAAACTAGTACCTTTCACCCAGGGTTGGGGCAAGGTCACTGCTCTTTAGGGAAGGCCCActctttggttttggaaaaacTGCAGTGGGCATTTGGGTTATGGAAAAAATAGACCTTGGATGGGATGATGGAGTGGAAAGGGGGGATGTTGAGGTTTGAGGTGCAAAGCTCCCCCCCACCACTCCCAAGGTAAAGTCAAAGGCAGGAGATGGTTCTGCCGTATTGGGAAGATTGGACAGTTTTTTGCGAAGTTCAAAGGCAGTTGGAACCTGAGCAAGCCCTCAGGAAAGCTGGACCTGCAATGTGACAGCAGAGAGGGGGTCAGGGAGAGATGGTGGGAGATTCTGTGGCTGTGGGACCCAAAGAGCAGAACTGTCTTGGTGTTCTTCCTGTGTCAGTGTCATTGGGTTCactcctgcagcccggggccaGCTGAGCTTGAGAGAAAGCCAGAAAGGGCCCATGGATGTGTTTGGGATGGAGCATGGTGGAGATGAAGGGTCCGGGGTCTCAAGAGGTGAACCCGGagtgggggagcctggggagggggctatCTGGAGACAAAACCCACAAGTGACCATGGGGGAGACCATGGAACATTCTAAGGGCCCTTCTTGTCTGTGGGCTATTTGACAAATGGGGGCGCTTCCCTGGTTGTGAAGATTCAGGGCTTGGAGGCTGGAGAACAGGAGTCACTCTGGAGATTCAGGTCAGGGTTCACCTTAGCCCAGTGGCTCGCCCACCCTCCCACCTATAACCCCCATACCCAGTGCTGCTGGAGGACAGAGTACCTGTGAATCTTGTAGTTATTGCGGCTGGATGTGGTGTGGGGTCCTGTGCTTTCGCTCATCCCGTACATCTCGCCTATAGGTATGTCCAGGCTTAGGAAGAACTCAGAGGTCTCTGGGTTGAGGGGTGCAGCCCCGCTGATAGGAATTTGGCATTGATCAAGGCCAAGGGCGTTCCTGACTTTGCTGAACACGAGGGCCTTTGCCACGCGGTAGCTCATGGTAGTGTCGTGGACCCTGTGAATAAGAACGAGAAGGGCAGCTCAGCCCTGGAGCCGAATGGGGCTTGATGGGCACCACCTCCTGGAGAAGGCTGAGCCCCCTTACCCGtggccctctccctgcccagccaCTGCTGGACCCTCCACCTACCCAAACATCCTTTTTGTATTGACCTTTAAGCCAATAATTCTTCCCCATGAAAACACCTTCTTCCTCAAGCTTGAGCATTTGGCACCACTTTCTTTTATCTTCTCCTGCATCTTCTCCCAAATTCGGGGCACCCCCAGGAAGGCTGTAGGCTTTACTTCCAGCAGAGTGTTGATCAGGGTGCCCTGCTAGGGACCGAGCTGGGTTAGCCACACCTGCACCTTGCCtggaacccagatgtccatcttCCCCCACCAGCCATCCAGCTCGGCCTAGGAGAAGCTTTTCTCGGCTGATTGGACCGGGGTGAGCGCCCCACCCAGGGGAGCCAACCCACTGGCTGGCTGTGACCCAtcgcatttctctctctctagggaTTTGGTGGAGAGCACAGATTGGCAACAAAACCTGACCCCAGGATGCGGCGGAGTGTTGCGTAACTGTTAAAAAGGATTTAAGATTTGTTTCCAAATCTGTCTGTGGGCTCGGTACAGTCCCTCTCAGAATCCAGGCAGGCTTTTCTACACAGATTGACAGGCCCCGTCTCAACATTTATACGGAAATACAGAGGACCTAGAATGACCAAAGCGACTTTggaaaagaagaaccaaatgggaAGAACTTCTACCCAACTTTGGAATTTATCATAAGGTAGGATGATCGGCTGTCCTGGTTTGCTCAGAACCGAAAGGGTTCCCGGAATGTGGGATTTTAGGTCATAAAGTTGGGAATGTCCCAGGCAAACCAGGTCAAGGTGGTCAGCCTTGCCAGAAAGCCAGAAAAGTCTGGTCAATGCGGTTTTGGTGTAAGGGTGGACGTCCAGTTCAATGGGacagaacagaaaatccaaaCATGAGGCTTTACATTTTGGAGCAATTCACAGTCCGGGAAAGTGCCAGTAGGACTCAGTGCAAGGAAGGCTAGTCCCGTCCTGAAAAGTAAAAGCAAGAGCTCCGTTTACTGTCTCCTCACCACACACAAGAGTGAGCTCAGACCGGAGCACCGACCCCAGCAGGAGAGCTTAAAGCAGAGGCTCTGCGGCCCCGGGGCAGACAAGGGTCTCTTGCAGGTGGCACCacactcatgaaagaaaagagaagtgactTCATTAGACGTAAAGATGAAAAGACACGCCACCGGGGCAGGGTTTTTGCAAACCAATATTTGGTCAAGCCCAACCATAGGAAGatagccaaattttaaaaatgagcaaaagattcaCACAGACGGTTCCCTAAGAAGGTGTACAGCCGGCCACCATGCGCACGAGGAGGCGCCCGCCACCGTGTCATTAGGGGGTCCTGCTTCCCACCCACTAGGACACAGCAGCAGTGCCTGTGAGCGGCAGCCCCGTGGCAGTGAGGGTGGGGACAAGCCCTGCCTCTCGTGCGCTCCTGGGGAGCAGGGTGGTGGGCACGAAACGgggcagccactttggaaacccCGTGGCAATTTCTTAGAACGTTCAGATCCCCTTATCACCCGCCCGGTGTTGGGTCGGTTGTTTGGAAACTGTTGACGGTATTTGGAGTTGATAAGGACGTTGGGGTGCTTCTCAGGTCCCAGAGGGGTGTGAGTGCACCTGACGCAATCAGCCGGAGAAGAAAGTATTTATTGGGTGGCTGCAACATCTCAGACAccgagccctggggtggggggtcaggggggcgggcagaggggcCAAGGAGAtaccaaagtggaaaaaaatgacGAGTCTACCGTGCTAAGAACTGGAGGACGAATCTTCCAGAAGGAATTACAAAGGCCCTAAGACCACCTGCTTGATGTTCCCCAAAGATGTCACCCCAGAGccccctagaacctgtgaatatgttctcttttatttttttttaagattttatttattcatgagagagacagagaaagacagagagagaggcagagacacaggaagagggagaagcaggttccatgcagggaacctgacgtgggacttgatcccggatccccagaatcataccctgggctgaaggcagcgccaaaccgctgagccacccaggctgctctatGTTCTCTTTTatagcaaaagggactttgtagatgtgGTTAAGAGCTTTGAGATGGGTTTGGGTTTTGGAGCTTTTTGGTGCTGGGAATGctgacttaaaaacaaacaaaacaaaactacatacacacacacccattctGCTTTCAATACTAGTCACATCGTAGTTTTGGGTTGTTCAGTGTACAATCCGTACAACCATACGCGGCAGCCCTGGCTTGGGTAAAGGTAAAAACTAAAAGAACGAGGTCAGCTGTTTCCATTGCGCCTAAATGGAGCATAAGATGAGGATAGAGCAGGAACCCCTGAATCGGGGGCTTGACAAAACCATCCACTgacccccggggctgccctcagcctTACCGTGAGAGCATCTGGCTGAGCAAAGTAGATGAAAGCCCCGATCTTCATAGGTATCCAGACATCCATCATCTGAGCTGCAACGTGGCTGAGAGGAAGGTAGCTGACCACCACCTCCTGCTTTTCTGCGGCATTAGACAGGCTGCAGTTCTTGGCCACTGCCCCGGCCGTCCAGGTGATCTGGAACACAAGCCGGGCGTACGGTCCAGGGGGCCCCGTCCTCGCTGGGGGGGCCCTTCTGAATGCGGTTCTGTAAACACTTAGCAACACGCCCTCCTGTGTGTGGGCCCTGCCCCGTCACGCTCTACACACACGAAGTCCCAACAGACTGGGTGGGTAACTATGGTCCTTTATGTTTTACAGATGGGGCCAGTGAACGTGCCCGAGGCTGGGGTGAGCTAGGGAGCTGCTAGGGCAGCTTTGGGAGTTGAGCAGACCCTCCCTTGGGTCCAGCAACAGACGCTGAAATCAGAATGTGTGCGTGGAGAGTCAGGAATCTAAGGGAATCAGTAAGCTTCCTGGTGTCCAATCCCGTCTCCACTCGTTGGCTAGCTCGGTGACCCTGGGctctttgctcatctgtaaaatgggcacagggGCTTCTCGTGTCCAAGAAACAAAAAGGCCACACAGAACCCCATCACATAAACACCCAACCATTGACACAAATAGTGCTTTTTTGCTTCATCCCATCCCCTAGCAGATGCATAATTTTGCagtctgcattttttttagattttatttatttattcatgagagacagaggcagagacacaggcagagggagaagcagactccatgcagggagcccaacgcaggactcgatcccgagactccaggatcacgcccgggccgaaggcaggcgctaaactactgagccccccagggatccccagcagtcTGCATTTCTCACTGGTGTTGTGACTCTCTGGGAACCGTTACCTTGTTAACCCAGCCGCTCAGGCCTCCACACTATTCCTCTAACCCACAAGGCATGGTCCTGCCGcggggcctttgcactggctgttcctcTCCTTGGAATGCCCTTCCTCCGGCTTCCCCCACAACTGAGTCTCTCTCAAATGTTCCATCTCCACTTAAATGCCATGCCACCTCGGAGAGGCTGTGTCACGCCTCTCAGACTGAAGTTTCCTGAGTCTCTGGGTCCTGTCACCATAGCCCTGCGTGGCTTTACTTGCTCAGCCCCTGTCTGTCTTCCTGAGGGCCCTGATGGGTTCAGTGCCGTGTCCCCAGCACACAGTGTAGACTTCACATGTTTTCGTTGAATGCGTGAGCGAGGAGACAGAAGGGATGCATGAGTATGGTGGAGTCTGCAGAGCGCTGGCCCAGAGCAGGCCCTCAAGATCAGTCCCGTGTCTCCCCCTGGGCCTCAGGTTGGAGGGattctcctctctccccagcccgGTCGCTTACAGCCTGTGCTCCAAGCCTGTACTAGCAGCCACGTGTTGAGGGAAGGGGCTTAGCGTGTGCAGACTGTGGTGCAGACCGTGGTGTCCACACTCCTGGATTCAAGCCCTGGCTCGGGGATGTGGAGCAGGTCAtttctcctctctgagcctcagtatccCTATCTGTGAAAGGGGTTAATGACTCCTGACCTCCTGGTAAGGGCTTCAGTGAGGGGTTAACATGTGCCTCTCTCAGCGTGGCGCAAAGTACCCTGCCAACGGGAGaaacctgtttttgttttaaaatatttatttatttatttattcattcacgagagacagagaggggcagagacacaggccgagggagaagtaggctccacgcagggagcccgatgcaagatcgatcccaggaccccgggatcacgaccagatgcttaactgctgagccgcccaggtgggCATCCCAGTGAGAGGAACTTTGAGCTGTTGATGTGCATTGCGACTGTTGGGCCAGCTTTGACTTCCTGAATAAAGAGGATGATGACTTAGGAAGTACTAGTAGCCAAcactggggctccctgtgggccaGGCGTTCTGTGCTTCTGCGGTAGATGAAGGGCAGCCGCAGATCCCCTGCCGCACCGCCCGTCCGGAGCTGgagtctgttttcctttttcttcacagagCTCTTTTGACCAAGAGAATGGAGCAGGAGTGACACTGGGTAGCTTTGAACATGGAGCCTCCACCTTTGCCTCGGGGGTGCTTGCTCCGGAGGGGCCGGCAGCCACCACAGCCCCCTTGGGGAACCCCAGGCCACGTGAGACAGGTGAGTGCAACCCCTCCAGCCCAACTGGACACCAGCTGACGCCAGTGGGGCAacagagactccctgctgagccctgccTCTCAGTTCCAGGTCCAGAAGTCATACAGCGCTGGGCTTTTTAAGTCTGTGAGCTCCGGGCCAGCTTGTTACGCAGCATCGGTTACTGACACAGGACATGGAATCATTCACTCTGTGAGGTTCTAGAAGCAATTCCTATCTCCATCCtacagatggggacacagaggcccagagaagatgAGCAGCTTGTCCCAGGTCACCCAGCTGGCCAGTGGAAGAGCCAGGATTCAGACCCAGGCAGCCTCACTCCAGGGTGTGCACTTGTCTCCCTGACGGCAGGAGAATATCTCCTCACACCTGAAGTCGCTAGGAGGAGAAACGCCAGCCAGGGTAGGGTGAGGGTCTAATTAGATgccttccattcatttattcGCTCACCCCATAGATGTGGATTGAATCCTCTTGGTCACCAGGCCCTGGAGACATGGCAGTGAATGGGAGAGACAACCCCTGTCCTCGAGGAGCTGATAAATAAGTGACTATATAATAGGTAATAGGTCAGCGTGAGAAAAACAGCCCAAGAGAGATTAGGAGCGAATGGAgtggtttattttcatttgctgtttTAAACATGGAAGCCTGGGAGGGCTTTGTGGAGGAGGTAATG
This window of the Canis lupus dingo isolate Sandy chromosome 20, ASM325472v2, whole genome shotgun sequence genome carries:
- the LOC112666362 gene encoding long-chain-fatty-acid--CoA ligase ACSBG2-like isoform X6, producing MASSSTMKNGLSRSQKAKSPMTREENVTDSQINMNKNKVTPRLWTIHRDGEVLLRLSKHGPGHETPLTIPEFFRESVSRFGMYPALATKNSEHWEVLNFNQYYEACRKAARALIKLGLQRFHGVGILGFNSVEWLIASLGAILAGGLCVGIYATNSADACQYVITNAKVNVLLVENDLQLQKILSIPQSRMETLKAIIQYKLPVKESNNNLYSWNDFMELGNSIPDSQLDQIIESQRANQCAVIIYTSGTLGNPKGVMLSHDNITWTAGAVAKNCSLSNAAEKQEVVVSYLPLSHVAAQMMDVWIPMKIGAFIYFAQPDALTGTLINTLLEVKPTAFLGVPRIWEKMQEKIKESGAKCSSLRKKVFSWGRIIGLKVNTKRMFGVHDTTMSYRVAKALVFSKVRNALGLDQCQIPISGAAPLNPETSEFFLSLDIPIGEMYGMSESTGPHTTSSRNNYKIHSSCGKIMSGCKNMLYQQSKDGTGEICIWGRHVFMGYLEMEDATMEAIDEEGWLHTGDLGRVDSHGFLYITGRIKEILITAGGENVAPVPIENMVKEKIPIISNAILVGDKAKFLSILLTLKCEVDRRNGEPLDKLSLEAIQFCRKLGSHVSTVSEILELQDPLVYKAIQQGIDAVNQEAISNAQRIQKWVILEKDFSVHNGELGPTTKIRRHFVTQKYRKQIESFYR
- the LOC112666362 gene encoding long-chain-fatty-acid--CoA ligase ACSBG2-like isoform X3, whose translation is MASSSTMKNGLSRSQKAKSPMTREENVTDSQINMNKNKVTPRLWTIHRDGEVLLRLSKHGPGHETPLTIPEFFRESVSRFGMYPALATKNSEHWEVLNFNQYYEACRKAARALIKLGLQRFHGVGILGFNSVEWLIASLGAILAGGLCVGIYATNSADACQYVITNAKVNVLLVENDLQLQKILSAHSERERGRDIGRGRSRLHAPGAQRGIQSQIPQSRMETLKAIIQYKLPVKESNNNLYSWNDFMELGNSIPDSQLDQIIESQRANQCAVIIYTSGTLGNPKGVMLSHDNITWTAGAVAKNCSLSNAAEKQEVVVSYLPLSHVAAQMMDVWIPMKIGAFIYFAQPDALTGTLINTLLEVKPTAFLGVPRIWEKMQEKIKESGAKCSSLRKKVFSWGRIIGLKVNTKRMFGVHDTTMSYRVAKALVFSKVRNALGLDQCQIPISGAAPLNPETSEFFLSLDIPIGEMYGMSESTGPHTTSSRNNYKIHSSCGKIMSGCKNMLYQQSKDGTGEICIWGRHVFMGYLEMEDATMEAIDEEGWLHTGDLGRVDSHGFLYITGRIKEILITAGGENVAPVPIENMVKEKIPIISNAILVGDKAKFLSILLTLKCEVDRRNGEPLDKLSLEAIQFCRKLGSHVSTVSEILELQDPLVYKAIQQGIDAVNQEAISNAQRIQKWVILEKDFSVHNGELGPTTKIRRHFVTQKYRKQIESFYR
- the LOC112666362 gene encoding long-chain-fatty-acid--CoA ligase ACSBG2-like isoform X2 produces the protein MASSSTMKNGLSRSQKAKSPMTREENVTDSQINMNKNKVTPRLWTIHRDGEVLLRLSKHGPGHETPLTIPEFFRESVSRFGMYPALATKNSEHWEVLNFNQYYEACRKAARALIKLGLQRFHGVGILGFNSVEWLIASLGAILAGGLCVGIYATNSADACQYVITNAKVNVLLVENDLQLQKILSAHSERERGRDIGRGRSRLHAPGAQRGIQSQIPQSRMETLKAIIQYKLPVKESNNNLYSWNDFMELGNSIPDSQLDQIIESQRANQCAVIIYTSGTLGNPKGVMLSHDNITWTAGAVAKNCSLSNAAEKQEVVVSYLPLSHVAAQMMDVWIPMKIGAFIYFAQPDALTQGTLINTLLEVKPTAFLGVPRIWEKMQEKIKESGAKCSSLRKKVFSWGRIIGLKVNTKRMFGVHDTTMSYRVAKALVFSKVRNALGLDQCQIPISGAAPLNPETSEFFLSLDIPIGEMYGMSESTGPHTTSSRNNYKIHSCGKIMSGCKNMLYQQSKDGTGEICIWGRHVFMGYLEMEDATMEAIDEEGWLHTGDLGRVDSHGFLYITGRIKEILITAGGENVAPVPIENMVKEKIPIISNAILVGDKAKFLSILLTLKCEVDRRNGEPLDKLSLEAIQFCRKLGSHVSTVSEILELQDPLVYKAIQQGIDAVNQEAISNAQRIQKWVILEKDFSVHNGELGPTTKIRRHFVTQKYRKQIESFYR
- the LOC112666362 gene encoding long-chain-fatty-acid--CoA ligase ACSBG2-like isoform X5, with protein sequence MASSSTMKNGLSRSQKAKSPMTREENVTDSQINMNKNKVTPRLWTIHRDGEVLLRLSKHGPGHETPLTIPEFFRESVSRFGMYPALATKNSEHWEVLNFNQYYEACRKAARALIKLGLQRFHGVGILGFNSVEWLIASLGAILAGGLCVGIYATNSADACQYVITNAKVNVLLVENDLQLQKILSAHSERERGRDIGRGRSRLHAPGAQRGIQSQIPQSRMETLKAIIQYKLPVKESNNNLYSWNDFMELGNSIPDSQLDQIIESQRANQCAVIIYTSGTLGNPKGVMLSHDNITWTAGAVAKNCSLSNAAEKQEVVVSYLPLSHVAAQMMDVWIPMKIGAFIYFAQPDALTQGTLINTLLEVKPTAFLGVPRIWEKMQEKIKESGAKCSSLRKKVFSWGRIIGLKVNTKRMFGVHDTTMSYRVAKALVFSKVRNALGLDQCQIPISGAAPLNPETSEFFLSLDIPIGEMYGMSESTGPHTTSSRNNYKIHSSCGKIMSGCKNMLYQQSKDGTGEICIWGRHVFMGYLEMEDATMEAIDEEGWLHTGDLGRVDSHEILITAGGENVAPVPIENMVKEKIPIISNAILVGDKAKFLSILLTLKCEVDRRNGEPLDKLSLEAIQFCRKLGSHVSTVSEILELQDPLVYKAIQQGIDAVNQEAISNAQRIQKWVILEKDFSVHNGELGPTTKIRRHFVTQKYRKQIESFYR
- the LOC112666362 gene encoding long-chain-fatty-acid--CoA ligase ACSBG2-like isoform X4, which codes for MASSSTMKNGLSRSQKAKSPMTREENVTDSQINMNKNKVTPRLWTIHRDGEVLLRLSKHGPGHETPLTIPEFFRESVSRFGMYPALATKNSEHWEVLNFNQYYEACRKAARALIKLGLQRFHGVGILGFNSVEWLIASLGAILAGGLCVGIYATNSADACQYVITNAKVNVLLVENDLQLQKILSAHSERERGRDIGRGRSRLHAPGAQRGIQSQIPQSRMETLKAIIQYKLPVKESNNNLYSWNDFMELGNSIPDSQLDQIIESQRANQCAVIIYTSGTLGNPKGVMLSHDNITWTAGAVAKNCSLSNAAEKQEVVVSYLPLSHVAAQMMDVWIPMKIGAFIYFAQPDALTGTLINTLLEVKPTAFLGVPRIWEKMQEKIKESGAKCSSLRKKVFSWGRIIGLKVNTKRMFGVHDTTMSYRVAKALVFSKVRNALGLDQCQIPISGAAPLNPETSEFFLSLDIPIGEMYGMSESTGPHTTSSRNNYKIHSCGKIMSGCKNMLYQQSKDGTGEICIWGRHVFMGYLEMEDATMEAIDEEGWLHTGDLGRVDSHGFLYITGRIKEILITAGGENVAPVPIENMVKEKIPIISNAILVGDKAKFLSILLTLKCEVDRRNGEPLDKLSLEAIQFCRKLGSHVSTVSEILELQDPLVYKAIQQGIDAVNQEAISNAQRIQKWVILEKDFSVHNGELGPTTKIRRHFVTQKYRKQIESFYR